The Methanocella arvoryzae MRE50 genome includes a region encoding these proteins:
- a CDS encoding COG1470 family protein produces MRHYITIVLVALLLLAAPVAAAESGYEVLYSQWTKDGTIVSANGCYVTPEITNGSNVHLCVKKPGGYAETNYSASVDGLIHYYDQLRIYVIDVDYAGGQVYLELSRPTSGGGSTSASTGTRVSCDTPGQSALGGDKVSFPIVIQNNDNDDRTYSLSAQNDYPELGWTTCFSYGDKTVYKVNVPGKQSKTISFDVQTTSSSTLGEKKLIAKVGDKSIDLYVDITSVNHTADLSAKYGSVVESIGNKIFYELRIKNMQPNENDYLLSVTGLPENWYAQFKEDKASTSEMAEVIVPAGSEKTIFLEIVPPYSVQPGEYNFTAVVSAPGKDTLTKDLTLKLKSSSDMVVSSGRLSYETKPGQPVEFDVYVSNTGKGAALTNVMIETQAPSGWYVTVTPEKANSIQAGGSQKFHVKIDPPGNIVASDYGVTLKVKSDQTAKSIDYRITVTTDSYIPYIGGAIVVIVLVSLFVVVKKFGRR; encoded by the coding sequence ATGAGACACTATATAACCATAGTACTCGTAGCGCTTTTGCTGCTGGCCGCCCCGGTGGCGGCCGCCGAGAGCGGCTACGAGGTACTGTATTCCCAGTGGACGAAGGACGGGACGATCGTGTCGGCCAACGGCTGCTACGTGACTCCCGAGATTACCAACGGCAGCAACGTCCACCTGTGCGTGAAAAAGCCGGGCGGCTATGCTGAGACGAACTACTCCGCCTCCGTGGATGGCTTGATCCACTACTATGATCAATTAAGGATCTACGTAATCGACGTCGACTATGCCGGCGGCCAGGTCTACCTGGAGCTGTCCAGGCCGACTTCAGGCGGCGGCAGCACTTCTGCTTCAACCGGCACCAGAGTCTCTTGCGATACCCCCGGACAGAGCGCCCTGGGAGGGGATAAGGTATCCTTCCCGATCGTCATCCAGAACAACGACAATGACGATCGGACGTACTCCCTGAGCGCCCAGAACGACTATCCGGAGCTGGGCTGGACGACCTGCTTCTCCTACGGGGACAAGACAGTATACAAGGTGAACGTGCCGGGGAAGCAGTCTAAGACCATCAGCTTCGACGTGCAGACCACGTCATCCTCCACGCTGGGAGAGAAGAAGCTGATCGCCAAAGTGGGAGACAAATCTATAGACCTTTACGTGGACATCACCAGCGTCAACCACACCGCGGATTTATCGGCGAAGTACGGCTCCGTAGTCGAGTCGATCGGCAACAAGATCTTTTATGAGCTGCGGATCAAGAACATGCAGCCCAACGAAAACGACTACCTGCTGTCCGTAACCGGACTCCCTGAGAACTGGTACGCCCAGTTCAAGGAAGATAAAGCCAGCACCAGCGAGATGGCCGAAGTGATCGTGCCCGCCGGCTCGGAGAAGACCATTTTCCTGGAGATCGTGCCCCCGTACAGCGTGCAGCCGGGCGAGTACAACTTCACCGCCGTGGTATCGGCACCCGGCAAGGACACGCTGACCAAAGACCTCACCCTGAAACTGAAGAGCAGTTCGGACATGGTCGTCTCCAGCGGCAGACTATCGTACGAAACCAAGCCCGGCCAGCCCGTGGAGTTCGACGTCTACGTGTCCAACACAGGCAAAGGCGCCGCCCTGACAAACGTGATGATCGAGACCCAGGCGCCCAGCGGCTGGTACGTCACCGTCACCCCGGAGAAGGCGAACAGCATCCAGGCCGGAGGCAGCCAGAAGTTCCACGTCAAGATCGACCCGCCCGGCAACATCGTAGCCAGCGACTACGGCGTCACGCTGAAGGTGAAGAGCGACCAGACAGCCAAGAGCATCGACTACCGGATCACCGTGACCACCGACTCGTACATCCCCTACATTGGAGGGGCAATCGTGGTGATCGTGCTGGTATCGCTGTTCGTAGTGGTGAAGAAGTTCGGGCGGCGGTAA
- a CDS encoding ABC transporter permease, whose protein sequence is MSGILTIAEKELRDFVTGKRFLIIFSIIVIMTIFGVITGMQDYDRQLEQYKQQQAQNQPMIASMQKQIADAEARGDDPAMIQGMKDQLDYLFNPWMPSIVDIFYRVSTPMSMAGAVLAIVMGFDLITREREEGSLKQLLTRPIYRDTVIIGKAIAGILAIVIMIGATFLIAMAILLINSMVPAGDDLLRILAFFGISVLFVVCYFTLSLMVSTITRSSTLAILCMLGLFLIFFAVPNISYEVTALITGPYPIQPDTSSIYQPSFDGNYTPPTEAQTAAMNEAQWKYQNETIAYYKKQQQINDIISYLSPQSSYNALYQAALNRQKQWDPAEAYAGHWSQKPLPIDQTLFPKWSYMLTLLAEITAALGLSYVLFMRADAT, encoded by the coding sequence ATGAGCGGCATCTTAACAATTGCGGAGAAAGAGCTGCGCGATTTCGTCACCGGCAAGCGATTTCTAATCATCTTCAGCATCATCGTCATCATGACGATCTTCGGCGTGATCACCGGCATGCAGGACTATGACAGACAGCTAGAGCAGTACAAGCAGCAGCAGGCGCAGAACCAGCCGATGATCGCGAGCATGCAGAAGCAGATCGCTGACGCTGAAGCTAGGGGCGACGACCCTGCGATGATCCAGGGCATGAAAGATCAGCTCGACTACCTGTTCAACCCGTGGATGCCGTCGATCGTCGACATCTTCTACCGGGTGTCCACGCCGATGAGCATGGCAGGCGCAGTGTTGGCCATCGTGATGGGCTTCGACCTGATCACGAGAGAACGGGAAGAAGGGTCCCTGAAGCAGTTGCTGACCCGGCCCATCTACCGGGACACGGTGATCATCGGCAAAGCGATCGCCGGCATCCTGGCCATCGTCATTATGATAGGCGCCACGTTCCTCATCGCCATGGCCATCCTGCTGATCAACAGCATGGTGCCGGCGGGAGACGACCTGCTCCGCATCTTAGCGTTCTTCGGGATATCGGTGCTGTTCGTCGTGTGCTACTTCACCCTATCCCTGATGGTCTCGACCATCACCAGATCGTCGACGCTGGCTATACTATGCATGCTCGGCCTGTTCCTGATCTTCTTCGCGGTGCCTAACATATCGTATGAGGTCACTGCGCTGATCACCGGACCCTACCCGATACAGCCGGACACATCAAGCATCTACCAGCCATCCTTCGACGGCAACTATACTCCCCCGACGGAAGCCCAGACTGCCGCCATGAACGAGGCTCAGTGGAAGTACCAGAACGAGACTATAGCCTATTATAAAAAACAACAGCAGATAAACGACATCATCTCGTACCTCTCCCCGCAGAGCAGCTATAACGCCCTGTATCAGGCGGCACTCAACAGGCAGAAGCAGTGGGATCCGGCAGAGGCGTACGCCGGCCACTGGTCGCAGAAGCCCCTGCCCATAGACCAGACGCTGTTCCCCAAGTGGTCCTACATGCTAACCTTACTGGCAGAGATCACCGCGGCCCTGGGGCTGTCGTACGTGCTCTTCATGAGAGCGGATGCCACATGA
- a CDS encoding ABC transporter ATP-binding protein → MQDSESYCLLKAEGLTKAYESVKVVDAVDLEVKGGEIFGFLGHNGAGKTTTINMMVGLIEPTSGRCLVNGIDVIRKPTEAKKLIGYLPDGVGCYWHMTARQNMKYLSKFYRSREIEGRIDELIKYVGLEGVEKPVGKYSRGMKQRLGLALALLHDPQVLFLDEPTNGLDPEGVLLFRKIIKEQAEAGKAVLLSSHVLEEVRQLCGSIGIISKGKIIARGPIDEVKRSFRPDGNVRVRVKVSGTMPALDTPGIISAVYYVDGAEVVASEDITDRISVELINKGVPVRQLTTVEASLEDVFLGTVYRGV, encoded by the coding sequence GTGCAGGATAGCGAAAGCTATTGTCTTTTGAAGGCCGAAGGCCTGACGAAGGCGTACGAAAGCGTAAAAGTAGTCGACGCAGTCGACCTCGAAGTGAAGGGCGGGGAGATTTTCGGGTTCCTGGGGCACAACGGCGCGGGCAAGACCACTACGATCAACATGATGGTAGGGCTGATAGAGCCTACTTCGGGAAGGTGCCTGGTGAACGGCATCGACGTGATCAGGAAGCCCACCGAAGCCAAGAAACTGATAGGCTATTTACCCGACGGGGTAGGGTGCTACTGGCACATGACCGCCCGGCAGAACATGAAGTACCTGTCGAAGTTTTACCGCTCCAGGGAGATCGAAGGCCGGATCGACGAGCTGATCAAGTACGTCGGCCTGGAGGGCGTGGAGAAGCCCGTGGGCAAGTATTCCAGAGGCATGAAGCAGCGGCTGGGACTGGCGCTGGCTTTGCTGCACGACCCGCAGGTCCTCTTCCTCGACGAGCCTACGAATGGACTTGACCCGGAGGGCGTGCTGCTCTTCAGGAAGATCATCAAGGAGCAGGCAGAGGCTGGCAAAGCGGTTCTGTTATCGTCTCACGTGCTGGAGGAAGTCCGGCAGCTCTGCGGCTCGATCGGCATCATCTCTAAGGGAAAGATTATAGCCCGCGGCCCCATCGACGAGGTTAAGCGCTCGTTCAGGCCGGACGGCAACGTCAGGGTGCGGGTGAAGGTATCGGGCACCATGCCGGCGCTGGATACGCCCGGCATCATCAGCGCCGTCTACTACGTGGACGGGGCAGAGGTAGTGGCCAGCGAGGACATCACCGACCGGATATCAGTGGAGCTGATCAATAAAGGCGTGCCAGTCAGGCAGCTGACCACCGTGGAGGCGTCTCTGGAAGACGTGTTCCTGGGCACCGTGTACAGGGGTGTCTGA
- a CDS encoding (Fe-S)-binding protein codes for MMSTKNCNPLNSVYCNLKIKLAGNLSEKDLAGLYSCTLCNDCHTADFNRGAREMAVSRSLVAPHVSTIGRNIREKGNPYGISGNRAGSGKCDTILFRGCTPTYKAPEILAAVESLLGKKGVQYGLIDNETCCGNVLFNLGDKASGAEVVRANIAKFKAAGVKKIITVCPGCYTSFNKYYKGQDGFNPEVVLAVDLLSGFTLAGDFAIQDPCHGKEKSEVVRSLLPGSANKSVSPCCGAGSGVMTHDRLLASSKAEKAVGASQSKIVTYCPFCYLSLSAARPEKVSDIYVMLDKHARPSAPAHE; via the coding sequence ATGATGAGCACGAAGAATTGTAACCCCCTCAACTCCGTATATTGCAACTTAAAGATCAAGCTGGCCGGCAACCTGAGCGAGAAAGACCTCGCCGGCCTGTACAGCTGTACTCTGTGCAACGATTGCCACACCGCCGACTTCAACAGGGGCGCCAGAGAGATGGCGGTCAGCAGGAGCCTTGTCGCACCGCATGTCAGCACAATAGGCAGGAACATCCGGGAGAAAGGCAACCCCTACGGCATCTCGGGTAACAGAGCCGGCTCGGGCAAGTGCGACACCATCCTCTTCCGGGGCTGCACTCCCACATACAAGGCGCCTGAGATCCTGGCCGCCGTCGAAAGCCTGCTCGGGAAGAAGGGCGTACAGTACGGCCTGATCGATAACGAGACGTGCTGCGGCAACGTGCTGTTCAACCTGGGCGATAAAGCCTCGGGCGCAGAAGTCGTCAGGGCTAACATCGCTAAGTTCAAGGCCGCCGGTGTGAAGAAGATCATCACCGTCTGTCCCGGGTGCTACACCTCGTTCAACAAGTACTACAAGGGTCAGGACGGCTTCAACCCAGAAGTAGTGCTGGCAGTCGACCTGCTGAGCGGTTTCACCCTGGCCGGCGACTTTGCCATCCAGGATCCCTGCCACGGCAAGGAGAAAAGCGAAGTGGTCCGCAGTCTGCTGCCTGGCTCGGCGAACAAGAGCGTTAGCCCGTGCTGTGGTGCCGGATCCGGAGTAATGACTCACGACAGGCTTCTCGCCAGCTCGAAAGCGGAGAAGGCGGTGGGCGCCAGCCAGTCGAAGATCGTCACGTACTGTCCTTTCTGCTACCTGAGCCTGTCGGCGGCGAGACCGGAAAAGGTTTCGGACATATACGTGATGCTCGACAAACATGCCAGGCCCAGTGCCCCGGCGCATGAGTAG
- a CDS encoding bifunctional 5,6,7,8-tetrahydromethanopterin hydro-lyase/3-hexulose-6-phosphate synthase — MYQIGEALIGEGNEVAHIDLLIGDKNGPVGIAFANGMTQLSMGHTPLLAVVRPNLIPKPATLIVPKVTVKNMGQAAQIFGPAQAAVAKAVADAVEEGVVPKDLCEDVVIIVSVFIHPEAQDPTKIYKYNYGATKLALTRAMEKFPGVDKVTYEKDRGVHAIMGYKITRLWDAPYLQIAIDAPDLGVVERVLKNVPKNDHLIIEAGTPLIKRYGLSVISKIREIRKDAFIVADLKTLDTGNLEARMAADNLADAVVCSGLAPIATIEKFIEEARKVGIYSIIDTLNVENPAKLIAALKVKPDIVELHRGIDTESQSAEHAWGNIPEIKKAAGGKKLLVAVAGGVKVENVETALKGGADILVVGRSITNAKDIEGESRRFLQAMKKDEIDQYRIMTDF; from the coding sequence ATGTACCAGATCGGAGAAGCTCTCATCGGCGAGGGCAACGAGGTGGCCCACATCGACCTTCTTATCGGAGATAAGAACGGCCCCGTTGGCATCGCTTTCGCTAATGGCATGACCCAGTTATCCATGGGGCACACGCCCCTGCTCGCAGTCGTAAGGCCTAACTTAATCCCCAAGCCCGCGACTCTCATCGTACCGAAAGTCACCGTCAAGAACATGGGCCAGGCGGCCCAGATCTTCGGCCCTGCCCAGGCAGCCGTCGCTAAGGCAGTCGCCGACGCAGTAGAGGAAGGCGTAGTGCCCAAGGATCTCTGCGAGGACGTCGTCATCATAGTCTCGGTGTTCATCCACCCCGAGGCCCAGGATCCCACTAAGATTTACAAGTACAACTACGGCGCGACCAAGCTGGCGTTGACCAGGGCCATGGAGAAGTTCCCGGGCGTCGACAAGGTCACCTACGAGAAGGACAGGGGAGTACACGCCATCATGGGCTACAAGATCACGAGGCTCTGGGACGCGCCCTACCTGCAGATCGCCATCGACGCGCCGGACCTCGGCGTCGTCGAGCGCGTCCTGAAGAACGTCCCCAAGAACGACCACCTCATTATAGAGGCAGGCACCCCGCTCATTAAGAGGTACGGCCTGTCGGTCATCAGCAAGATCCGGGAGATCAGGAAGGACGCCTTCATCGTCGCCGACCTGAAGACCCTGGACACCGGCAACCTGGAAGCCCGCATGGCAGCCGACAACCTCGCCGACGCAGTCGTCTGCTCCGGCCTGGCACCCATCGCCACGATCGAGAAGTTCATCGAGGAAGCCCGCAAGGTCGGCATCTACTCCATTATCGACACCCTCAACGTCGAGAACCCGGCCAAGCTCATCGCAGCTCTCAAGGTCAAGCCGGACATCGTCGAGCTGCACCGCGGCATTGATACGGAAAGCCAGTCTGCCGAGCACGCGTGGGGCAACATTCCCGAGATCAAGAAGGCGGCGGGCGGCAAGAAGCTGCTCGTGGCAGTCGCAGGCGGCGTCAAGGTCGAGAACGTCGAGACCGCATTAAAGGGCGGCGCAGACATTCTTGTGGTTGGCCGTTCTATTACCAACGCCAAGGACATCGAGGGCGAGTCCCGCAGGTTCCTCCAGGCGATGAAGAAGGACGAGATCGATCAATACAGAATTATGACGGACTTCTAA
- a CDS encoding VOC family protein: MKIFITSLFVDDQAKALKFYTDVLGFIKKTDVPAGQFRWLTIVSPEGPADVELLLEPDENPAARAYQKALREQGIPATMFKVADIQKEYERLKNLGVVFTVPPTKMGLATGAIFDDTCGNLISIIQP, from the coding sequence ATGAAAATTTTTATCACCAGCTTATTCGTCGACGACCAGGCAAAAGCTTTGAAGTTCTACACTGACGTCCTCGGCTTTATAAAAAAGACAGATGTGCCGGCCGGCCAGTTTCGGTGGCTGACCATCGTCTCTCCCGAAGGGCCGGCCGACGTAGAGCTACTCCTCGAGCCTGACGAGAACCCGGCCGCCAGAGCGTACCAGAAAGCCTTACGTGAGCAGGGGATACCGGCGACCATGTTCAAGGTCGCAGATATTCAGAAGGAGTACGAGAGGCTGAAAAACCTGGGCGTCGTCTTCACAGTGCCTCCGACTAAGATGGGTCTGGCCACCGGCGCCATCTTCGACGATACGTGCGGCAACCTGATCTCGATTATACAGCCCTGA
- a CDS encoding DUF3788 domain-containing protein produces MAISAFDDRSKQPTEEYLKATLGSAYALWTDLQNQIALTYSASPEWGYASKKSGWGMRMRAEKGKRVVLYMTPCKDYFIASFALGEKAVEALHESDLPASVLEIIDSAQKYVEGRAVRLEVRSAADVSSVVKIAAAKMAN; encoded by the coding sequence ATGGCAATCAGCGCTTTTGATGACAGGTCTAAACAGCCGACCGAGGAATACCTCAAAGCAACCCTCGGCAGCGCGTATGCTCTCTGGACTGATCTACAGAACCAAATAGCATTGACTTACTCTGCCTCCCCCGAGTGGGGCTATGCCAGCAAGAAATCGGGCTGGGGGATGCGGATGAGGGCGGAGAAGGGCAAGCGGGTAGTCCTCTACATGACTCCGTGCAAAGACTATTTTATAGCCTCGTTTGCGCTTGGGGAAAAAGCCGTGGAGGCCCTTCACGAGAGCGATCTGCCCGCTTCGGTGCTGGAGATCATCGACTCAGCCCAGAAATACGTGGAAGGCCGGGCGGTGAGGCTGGAGGTCAGGAGCGCTGCTGACGTTTCCAGCGTGGTGAAGATCGCTGCAGCGAAGATGGCTAACTGA
- the tpiA gene encoding triose-phosphate isomerase has translation MMPAKEPVIILNYKTYTESMGEQGRKLTWMAMEVMKETGVRIVACPQLPEMYHHKNLDIEIFAQHVDPIEPGGHTGHILPEALKCAGATGTLINHSEDRMPADQIRKCVELCRKHGLTSVVCAESVEKVKEVAAFKPDYIAIEPPELIGSGIPVSKANPDIVRNSVNAVTDPEIKVLCGAGISTGDDVKAALALGTHGVLLASGVVKAKDPKKALYDLVSLIAPKTVTG, from the coding sequence ATTATGCCAGCGAAGGAACCCGTCATCATCCTCAATTACAAGACTTACACGGAGAGCATGGGCGAGCAGGGCCGGAAGCTCACCTGGATGGCCATGGAGGTCATGAAGGAGACCGGCGTCCGGATCGTCGCCTGCCCGCAGCTGCCCGAAATGTACCATCACAAGAACCTGGATATTGAAATTTTCGCCCAGCACGTCGACCCCATCGAGCCGGGCGGCCACACCGGGCACATCCTGCCCGAGGCCCTGAAATGCGCCGGCGCCACCGGAACGCTGATCAACCACTCCGAGGACCGGATGCCCGCCGACCAGATCAGGAAGTGCGTGGAGCTGTGCCGCAAGCACGGGCTGACCTCTGTCGTATGTGCCGAGAGCGTCGAGAAGGTCAAAGAAGTCGCAGCCTTCAAGCCCGACTATATCGCCATCGAGCCGCCCGAGCTCATCGGCAGCGGCATACCCGTATCAAAAGCCAACCCCGACATCGTCCGCAACTCCGTAAATGCGGTCACCGACCCCGAGATCAAGGTGCTCTGCGGCGCGGGCATCAGCACCGGCGACGACGTCAAGGCAGCGCTGGCGCTCGGCACTCATGGCGTGCTGCTAGCGTCGGGCGTGGTCAAGGCAAAGGACCCAAAGAAGGCGCTCTACGATCTAGTGTCGCTGATCGCGCCCAAAACCGTGACAGGCTAA
- a CDS encoding metal-dependent hydrolase, translated as MDRTGHFGGSLLLFYGILSVVGGGGDTAQTLALSLVAGAIAAAMSVSPDVDTGLGGIFHRTWITHSLTTVFIATGATYILFDDIFHAGPLSGYVTLAVLSATLSHVLLDSLTRKGVPLFGPFDEKMRGLKWFKSNSLVLNIIFLGAGLAAAAYYYGLIRF; from the coding sequence TTGGACAGAACCGGCCACTTCGGAGGCTCGCTACTCCTCTTCTACGGCATACTATCCGTCGTCGGCGGAGGCGGGGACACAGCACAGACCTTAGCCCTCTCGCTGGTCGCAGGCGCCATAGCCGCAGCAATGTCCGTCTCGCCCGACGTGGACACAGGCCTCGGAGGCATCTTCCACCGCACCTGGATCACCCACAGCCTGACTACAGTATTCATCGCCACCGGCGCGACTTACATATTGTTCGACGACATCTTCCACGCCGGGCCCCTATCAGGCTACGTCACCCTCGCCGTCCTGAGCGCGACGCTGTCCCACGTGCTGCTGGACTCGCTGACCAGAAAGGGCGTGCCACTCTTCGGGCCCTTCGACGAGAAAATGCGCGGCCTCAAGTGGTTCAAGAGCAACAGCCTTGTGCTAAATATTATATTCCTGGGCGCCGGGCTGGCTGCTGCCGCTTATTACTATGGGCTGATAAGATTCTAA
- a CDS encoding class I fructose-bisphosphate aldolase, whose amino-acid sequence MVGASEKYMSRLFRDGKAMFLAYDQGLEHGPKDFNDRNYDPCYIIDIALKNKFTGLIFHKGLAEKYHEHFSGKIPLIVKVNGKDNIAKTEPFSPVVCSVDYAVKLGAEAVGYTLYVGSPLESKAMEDFRRVHEEAREYGLPVIGWMYPRGQYVPNDTDPTIVAYGARVGLELGADVLKVKYTGNKETFKRVVQMAGRSKVVCAGGLKTDANTFMQQTRDILDAGACGVAVGRNVWQSDRPDKIARALEALIFENAPVSKAMEVLSA is encoded by the coding sequence ATGGTCGGAGCGTCTGAAAAATACATGTCCCGTCTGTTCAGGGATGGCAAGGCGATGTTCCTGGCCTACGATCAGGGCCTGGAACACGGCCCGAAGGATTTCAACGACAGGAACTACGATCCGTGCTATATCATCGACATAGCGCTCAAGAATAAGTTCACCGGGCTCATCTTTCACAAGGGGCTGGCCGAGAAGTACCATGAGCACTTCTCGGGCAAAATACCCCTGATCGTCAAGGTCAACGGGAAGGACAACATCGCTAAAACTGAACCCTTCTCCCCTGTTGTCTGCTCTGTAGACTACGCGGTGAAGCTCGGAGCGGAAGCCGTGGGGTACACGCTGTACGTCGGCTCGCCTCTCGAATCGAAGGCCATGGAGGATTTCCGCCGGGTCCACGAAGAGGCGAGGGAATACGGGCTGCCCGTGATCGGGTGGATGTACCCCCGCGGCCAGTACGTGCCCAACGACACCGATCCCACGATCGTCGCATACGGGGCGAGAGTAGGCCTCGAGCTGGGGGCGGACGTGCTCAAGGTCAAGTACACCGGGAACAAGGAGACGTTCAAGCGGGTAGTGCAGATGGCCGGGCGGTCGAAGGTCGTCTGTGCGGGGGGCCTGAAGACCGACGCGAACACGTTCATGCAGCAGACCCGGGACATCCTGGACGCAGGCGCCTGCGGCGTCGCAGTCGGAAGGAACGTGTGGCAGAGCGATCGGCCTGACAAGATCGCCCGGGCGCTGGAGGCGCTGATCTTCGAGAACGCTCCGGTTAGCAAAGCAATGGAGGTACTGTCAGCATGA
- a CDS encoding MarR family winged helix-turn-helix transcriptional regulator, with protein MKKVGENSVVAGQCCLESEAHALLPGLVKVMWAMRVDRPSAWSPAFEGLTPLDLHILAFIEARPDVILKELRNYLDVPNSTLTGLIDRLEKKGLIERVISGRDRRSFGLKLTAKGADLRKEQQQVRLASASKMLGALDSDEERRAFVGMLNKIGDRLILGEAGKAQGKGGV; from the coding sequence GTGAAAAAAGTCGGTGAAAACTCTGTCGTGGCCGGACAATGCTGCCTCGAAAGCGAGGCCCATGCCCTGCTCCCCGGGCTGGTGAAAGTGATGTGGGCGATGAGGGTGGACCGGCCCTCTGCGTGGTCTCCAGCTTTCGAAGGGCTGACACCACTTGACCTCCACATACTTGCCTTCATCGAGGCCCGGCCCGACGTAATCCTGAAGGAGCTCAGGAATTACCTGGACGTGCCCAACAGCACCCTCACCGGCCTGATCGACAGGCTCGAGAAGAAGGGGCTCATCGAACGCGTCATCAGCGGCAGAGACCGGCGGTCGTTCGGCCTGAAGCTCACGGCGAAAGGGGCGGACCTGAGGAAGGAGCAGCAGCAGGTCCGGCTGGCCAGCGCCTCTAAGATGCTCGGGGCCCTGGACAGCGACGAAGAGCGCCGGGCTTTCGTCGGCATGCTGAACAAGATCGGCGACAGGCTGATCCTGGGTGAAGCGGGAAAAGCGCAGGGCAAAGGAGGCGTTTAA
- a CDS encoding carbon-nitrogen hydrolase family protein codes for MSENIRAGTNRLRVAAVQMRSEIGERESNLKRATPLIEKAAREGAQLVVLPEMAASGYSIENSMWIAAEPVDGPTVQWLKETAKRLGIYLGIGVEEAEGEDFYNTYVLASPDGRIAGKVRKVHTEYNIFKPGEGSRIIDTEIGRIGIGICADNHYIDMPLEMQEKSIDLLLMPHAWPIPFKAAGVVKEEDVREQQENVKGYSQLFARMLGVPSVFVNAVGPIGPKRWEGILGRLIDPAVYRNAGYSSISDSDGSLLARLGPEEDGVIVADVTLDLTRKLKTAPVSYGGWLHPGDPLLRKVVMPAEICIAKLKYAVRPGRKAKARAVSRGR; via the coding sequence ATGTCTGAGAATATCCGGGCCGGCACAAACCGGCTGAGGGTGGCCGCCGTCCAGATGAGGTCAGAGATAGGCGAGAGGGAGTCAAACCTGAAGCGGGCCACGCCTCTTATCGAGAAGGCGGCCCGGGAAGGCGCTCAGCTTGTGGTGCTGCCCGAGATGGCGGCTTCCGGGTACTCGATCGAGAATAGCATGTGGATCGCCGCGGAGCCCGTGGATGGGCCGACCGTCCAGTGGCTGAAGGAGACGGCGAAGAGGCTCGGCATCTACCTTGGCATCGGGGTCGAGGAGGCCGAAGGGGAGGACTTCTATAACACGTACGTGCTGGCATCGCCCGACGGCAGGATCGCCGGTAAGGTGCGAAAAGTGCACACCGAGTACAACATTTTCAAGCCGGGCGAGGGCTCCCGTATCATCGACACGGAGATCGGCCGGATCGGCATCGGAATCTGTGCCGACAACCATTATATCGACATGCCCCTGGAGATGCAGGAGAAGTCGATCGACCTGCTGCTGATGCCCCACGCCTGGCCCATACCTTTCAAGGCCGCAGGAGTGGTCAAAGAGGAGGATGTCAGGGAGCAGCAGGAGAACGTGAAGGGGTATTCTCAGCTTTTCGCCAGGATGCTGGGCGTTCCATCTGTCTTCGTCAATGCCGTGGGGCCCATAGGGCCGAAGCGTTGGGAAGGAATCCTGGGCAGGCTGATTGATCCTGCGGTATACCGTAATGCCGGCTATTCCTCCATCTCGGACTCCGACGGTTCGCTGCTTGCCCGGCTGGGGCCGGAGGAGGACGGCGTCATCGTCGCCGACGTTACCCTCGACCTCACGAGGAAACTGAAAACGGCGCCGGTCAGTTACGGCGGGTGGCTGCACCCCGGCGATCCGCTGTTGAGGAAAGTGGTAATGCCGGCAGAGATCTGTATAGCGAAGCTGAAGTACGCGGTCAGGCCGGGGCGGAAAGCAAAAGCACGGGCAGTCTCCCGGGGCAGGTAG
- a CDS encoding DUF1801 domain-containing protein, with protein sequence MAELKTRKTEASVTDFLNGIADERKRQESFTLLELMREATGQEPKMWGANIVGFGDVHLRYETGRELDWFPVGFSPRKQNLTVYINKGLTDYQPLLGRLGKYRTGKSCLYINKLADVDTGVLKEIIRQASMAGIFYSQ encoded by the coding sequence ATGGCTGAGCTCAAAACCCGAAAGACCGAGGCAAGCGTTACCGACTTTCTCAATGGCATAGCGGACGAGCGGAAGCGCCAGGAGAGCTTTACCCTGCTCGAACTCATGCGGGAGGCTACCGGCCAGGAGCCGAAAATGTGGGGCGCGAACATCGTGGGCTTCGGCGACGTCCACCTGAGGTACGAGACAGGGAGGGAGCTGGACTGGTTTCCGGTAGGCTTCTCGCCCCGCAAGCAGAACCTGACTGTATACATTAATAAAGGGTTAACCGATTATCAGCCCTTGTTGGGCCGGCTTGGCAAATACAGGACGGGCAAATCCTGCCTGTATATCAACAAGCTGGCAGACGTCGATACCGGGGTTTTGAAAGAGATCATCCGACAGGCCAGTATGGCAGGCATATTTTATAGTCAGTAG